The proteins below are encoded in one region of Flammeovirga kamogawensis:
- a CDS encoding glycoside hydrolase family 3 N-terminal domain-containing protein, translated as MNKPEHIFNTNMLKRTFFGFLIIGTIVLIAGKPSDDHGTDERVEALLKQMTLAEKIGQMTQVTLEVISKGESPFNMDKPWELDMEKIHEVIVNYHVGSILNTGGVVRTPEEWNKVITTIQNVATKDTRLNIPVIYGIDAIHGMYGAGATLYPHEVGLAATWNPTIAYDVAKLSAYETKAASIPWVFSPTLDLGIDPRWPRQYEGFGEDPYLSSVLGVASVKGFEGENIGDKNNVASCLKHYVGYGNPKSGKDRTPAWIPEPFLREYFLPPFQKAIEAGARSIMVNSGEINGMPVHASNKFLKEILRDELGFKGVVVTDWFDINNLVERHHVAANKKAAIKMAIDAGVDMSMVPYDIEFCKLLLELVKEGKISEARIDQSVRRILQLKLDLDLFENPTYNYKEYPEYGGFKHHQIARNAALESITLLKNKNDILPLQKDAKILVTGPNANSNRTLNGGWSYTWQGEETDIHAKDHNTIYEALISYSSPENITFVQGVEYPKEEADYKIDRIVDIDKAVVQAQNVDYILLCLGENTYTEKPGDLDELTLSKNQITLANKMIETGKPVILILNEGRPRIFNAIEQDMTAVVQTYLPGNEGGNALAEILYGDVNPSGKLPYTYPRYTNDLVPYYHKFSASTAHNDGNINNNHEINSQYEFGFGLSYTTFEYSEYQISKNNYSPDESIEVSIKVTNTGDRKGKEVVQLYTTDLVASLSPSVKRLRRFKKVELKAGESKTVQFSLPIKELSFIGHNNKPLLEAGDFKINCGGFTKDFVLSDSQKL; from the coding sequence ATGAATAAACCAGAACATATATTCAATACCAACATGTTGAAACGAACTTTTTTTGGATTTCTAATAATTGGAACTATTGTTTTAATTGCAGGAAAACCATCTGATGACCATGGCACTGATGAACGTGTAGAAGCTTTATTAAAGCAAATGACTTTAGCTGAGAAAATTGGTCAAATGACACAGGTTACATTAGAAGTAATTTCTAAAGGTGAATCTCCATTTAATATGGATAAACCTTGGGAGTTAGACATGGAGAAAATTCATGAAGTTATTGTAAATTATCATGTTGGATCAATCTTAAATACTGGTGGAGTTGTACGTACACCTGAAGAGTGGAATAAAGTGATTACAACTATACAAAATGTAGCTACTAAAGACACCAGACTTAATATACCAGTAATATATGGAATAGATGCAATACATGGCATGTATGGAGCGGGAGCTACTTTATACCCACATGAGGTTGGATTAGCAGCTACATGGAATCCAACTATTGCATATGATGTTGCCAAACTATCTGCATATGAAACAAAAGCAGCTTCAATACCTTGGGTATTTAGCCCCACTTTAGACTTAGGGATAGACCCTAGATGGCCTAGGCAATATGAAGGCTTTGGAGAAGACCCTTATTTATCTAGTGTTTTAGGTGTTGCATCTGTAAAAGGATTTGAAGGAGAGAACATTGGCGATAAGAATAATGTTGCCTCTTGCTTAAAACATTACGTAGGTTATGGTAACCCAAAAAGTGGTAAAGATAGAACACCAGCTTGGATTCCTGAACCATTTTTAAGAGAGTATTTTTTACCTCCTTTCCAAAAAGCTATTGAAGCTGGTGCAAGGTCTATTATGGTGAACTCTGGCGAAATTAATGGTATGCCTGTTCATGCTAGTAATAAATTTTTGAAAGAAATATTAAGAGATGAACTTGGCTTTAAAGGTGTTGTAGTTACAGATTGGTTTGACATCAATAACCTAGTAGAAAGACATCATGTTGCTGCAAATAAAAAAGCTGCTATAAAAATGGCTATTGATGCAGGTGTAGACATGTCTATGGTCCCTTATGATATTGAATTTTGTAAATTATTACTTGAATTAGTTAAAGAAGGAAAAATTTCTGAAGCAAGAATTGACCAATCTGTAAGAAGAATTTTACAACTTAAATTAGACCTTGATTTATTTGAGAACCCAACTTATAATTACAAAGAATATCCAGAATATGGAGGATTCAAACATCATCAAATTGCGCGTAATGCCGCACTAGAATCAATTACTTTATTGAAAAATAAAAACGATATTTTACCTCTACAAAAAGATGCTAAAATACTAGTTACAGGTCCTAATGCTAATTCAAATAGAACATTAAATGGTGGTTGGTCATATACTTGGCAAGGTGAAGAGACTGATATTCATGCTAAAGATCATAATACCATTTACGAAGCGTTAATAAGCTATTCATCACCAGAAAACATAACTTTTGTTCAAGGCGTGGAATACCCAAAAGAAGAAGCTGATTATAAAATTGACCGAATTGTAGATATTGACAAAGCCGTTGTTCAAGCTCAAAATGTTGATTATATCTTGCTGTGCTTAGGTGAAAACACCTATACAGAAAAGCCTGGTGACTTAGATGAATTAACACTATCTAAAAATCAAATCACTTTAGCTAACAAAATGATTGAAACGGGCAAACCTGTTATTCTTATTTTAAATGAAGGCAGACCAAGAATATTTAATGCTATTGAACAAGATATGACTGCTGTTGTACAAACTTATTTACCAGGTAACGAAGGAGGAAATGCACTTGCAGAAATTCTTTATGGCGATGTTAATCCATCTGGAAAATTACCTTACACCTACCCTCGTTATACGAATGATCTAGTGCCTTATTATCATAAATTCTCTGCTTCTACAGCACATAATGATGGTAATATCAATAACAACCATGAAATAAATTCTCAATATGAATTTGGTTTCGGATTAAGTTACACAACTTTTGAATATTCTGAATATCAAATATCTAAAAATAATTACTCTCCTGATGAGTCTATAGAAGTAAGTATAAAAGTAACTAATACAGGTGATAGAAAAGGTAAAGAAGTTGTTCAATTATACACTACAGATTTAGTTGCTTCTTTGTCTCCTTCAGTAAAACGGTTGAGAAGATTTAAAAAAGTTGAATTAAAAGCGGGTGAATCAAAAACCGTTCAATTTTCACTTCCAATTAAAGAATTATCGTTCATTGGTCATAATAACAAACCGTTATTAGAAGCTGGTGATTTCAAAATAAATTGCGGCGGATTTACTAAAGATTTTGTCTTATCTGATTCACAAAAATTATAA
- a CDS encoding VOC family protein has product MNFIKVVVYTSNLTKQKTFYEDILGFTISEIKDDYFNFKIGNSLLEFRATVKSTPYHFAINIPAFGEKETVDFLKDKVELLTYENQHIQNFENWNAKAIYFYDADENIVEFISRRNLKNTIKVPFDLSQCLSISEIGIATINLEETYKTLNKLDITIYDGTFQKFLAVGDEHGLFICVDPQKKKWFPVDDTIQYSDFITWISSNEINFKVTFNDSELSIEKV; this is encoded by the coding sequence ATGAATTTTATAAAAGTAGTAGTATACACTTCAAATTTAACGAAGCAGAAAACATTTTATGAAGATATTTTAGGCTTTACAATTTCAGAAATTAAGGATGATTATTTTAATTTTAAGATTGGAAATTCTCTTCTTGAATTTAGAGCTACAGTAAAGTCAACTCCTTATCATTTTGCAATTAATATTCCTGCATTTGGAGAAAAAGAAACCGTAGATTTTTTGAAAGATAAAGTTGAATTACTGACCTATGAAAATCAGCATATTCAAAATTTTGAGAATTGGAATGCTAAAGCCATCTATTTTTATGATGCTGATGAAAACATCGTAGAGTTTATAAGTAGACGGAATTTAAAAAATACTATCAAAGTACCTTTTGATTTATCTCAATGTTTGTCTATTTCAGAGATAGGTATAGCAACTATAAATTTGGAAGAAACATACAAAACACTCAATAAATTGGACATTACTATTTATGATGGTACTTTTCAAAAATTTTTAGCAGTAGGAGATGAGCATGGTTTGTTTATTTGTGTTGATCCACAAAAGAAAAAATGGTTTCCAGTAGATGATACTATACAATATTCTGATTTTATTACTTGGATTTCTTCTAATGAAATAAATTTTAAAGTAACATTTAATGATTCAGAATTATCGATTGAAAAAGTATAA
- a CDS encoding mechanosensitive ion channel family protein, whose translation MKNIIVLLVLIFSSLVSFSQQEEKENILESFPNDHDFYTFHTKEGVEYSLSSPYHAFHTHLNFLDVRDFYPDVAAEAFNPTIWSLDRRKELATELKLIYRAKGIYPYNVDLSLQKDYKDKKTNTNRFTISDDLQDIYLVRSPSGNWHYSRFSTGQISIIFNKTYPSYSRKFVKFITKIKVGNQMFMGIRLWQVIALIIVGLLLILAYWMTKLLLSVILKKILSGKHEEYFLWKVINAYETPLMLTILSAAYYWLIPLLLLNNSLSYFLSMASKLVFALSLMVLLYRTPDLFVYQLNFKRKSTSFNYNEQLSPILKSSLRIVALILGVGIALKLLGYNVKNLVAGISVGGLVIAFAAQDTVKNFIGSIMLFTDQPFKVGDYISVDNLDGIVEEIGFRTTKIRTFEDSVVVIPNSMVSDNKVNNKGKRNFRRYMTTISITYNTPREKIEKFVDGIREIVKNHPLTREDNYHVHLYEFAASSLDIYFYMFFKTNTRDVELKSREEVMLAVIKLSEDLGVEFAFPTQTLYLNKDSDSEE comes from the coding sequence ATGAAAAATATTATCGTATTATTAGTCTTAATATTCTCATCTTTAGTAAGTTTTAGCCAACAGGAAGAAAAAGAAAATATTTTAGAGAGTTTTCCTAATGATCATGATTTCTATACCTTTCATACAAAAGAAGGAGTAGAATACTCTCTGAGCTCTCCATACCATGCATTCCACACACATTTAAATTTTTTAGATGTAAGAGATTTTTATCCAGATGTGGCAGCTGAAGCATTCAATCCTACTATATGGAGTTTAGACCGACGAAAGGAACTTGCTACAGAATTAAAATTAATTTATAGAGCAAAAGGTATCTACCCTTATAATGTAGATCTTTCTCTTCAAAAGGATTATAAAGATAAAAAAACAAATACTAATCGATTTACTATTTCTGATGATTTACAAGATATTTATCTTGTAAGATCCCCATCTGGAAATTGGCATTATTCTAGATTTTCAACTGGACAGATATCAATAATTTTTAATAAAACATACCCAAGTTATTCACGAAAATTTGTAAAATTTATTACAAAAATTAAAGTTGGTAACCAGATGTTCATGGGTATTCGTCTATGGCAAGTTATTGCATTAATAATAGTTGGATTATTATTAATTTTGGCTTATTGGATGACGAAGTTATTGCTATCTGTTATTCTAAAAAAAATTCTTTCAGGTAAACACGAAGAGTATTTTCTATGGAAAGTGATCAATGCTTATGAGACACCTTTAATGCTCACAATTCTTTCCGCTGCTTATTATTGGCTTATTCCGTTACTACTATTAAATAATTCATTGTCTTATTTTTTATCAATGGCAAGTAAATTAGTTTTTGCTTTATCATTGATGGTTTTATTGTATCGTACACCAGATTTATTTGTTTATCAACTTAATTTTAAGAGAAAGTCTACAAGCTTCAATTACAATGAACAGTTATCGCCAATATTAAAATCTTCTTTAAGAATTGTTGCTTTAATTCTAGGGGTTGGAATAGCATTAAAATTATTGGGTTATAATGTTAAAAATCTTGTTGCAGGTATTTCAGTAGGTGGCTTAGTTATAGCATTTGCGGCACAAGATACAGTTAAGAATTTCATTGGTTCTATAATGTTATTTACAGACCAACCTTTTAAAGTAGGGGATTACATTTCTGTAGATAATTTAGATGGTATTGTAGAAGAAATAGGGTTTAGAACTACAAAAATTCGAACTTTTGAGGATTCTGTAGTAGTAATTCCTAATAGTATGGTTTCTGATAATAAGGTAAATAATAAAGGGAAAAGAAATTTTAGAAGATACATGACTACTATCTCAATAACATACAATACACCTCGAGAAAAGATTGAAAAATTTGTTGATGGTATCAGAGAAATTGTCAAAAATCATCCCCTTACAAGAGAAGATAATTATCACGTTCATTTATATGAATTTGCAGCAAGTTCACTTGATATTTATTTCTACATGTTTTTCAAGACAAATACAAGAGATGTAGAATTAAAATCTAGAGAAGAAGTAATGTTGGCTGTCATAAAACTCTCAGAAGATCTTGGTGTTGAGTTTGCATTCCCAACGCAAACGTTATATTTAAACAAAGATTCTGATAGTGAAGAATAA
- a CDS encoding SusC/RagA family TonB-linked outer membrane protein — protein sequence MGTLLCTNNVSAQEKTISGSVSDISEGMPLPGVNVSIEGTSTGTITDFDGKFSLQVGPNDKNLIFSFIGYVQKIETIGTKTTFNISLDEDVEQLEEVVVVGYGVQKKSVVTGAIASVKSEEITETPVGNAAQSLQGRTPGVLVTNVSGQPGAGVDIRIRGTGSNGHNTPLFVVDGMQMDDINFLNPNDIESMEVLKDAASSAIYGSRGANGVVMITTKKGKSGKSTVTYDGYYGVQNAWRESPLLNAQQYMTLHNQGAVNAGGQPIYSDGQIANPANDTNWQNEIFQTAPIQSHSISSSGGTESSNYLASFGYFGQDGIIAPEKSQFERYTFRLNTSHKVSESVKVGVNATFVREERSGIEENQQFGGSIQNALLHDPLTPVYDYTRDNEYDAYPVKPAYNPNHVNPITGNQGSYYGISDRQLREIVNPVAKIHNTYEDNITNKFIGNAFVEVKPVRLKGLTVKTDFGIDIGSWANRGYSPEVYYNSVNQNAASSVNQSMGEYSTWQWENTAMYEFKINDDHKFNVLGGMTMRQSTGTDLWGSRNQLQLPGWDYGYVGNGSDDNSQKSNGGFYDHRLMSFFGRVGYDYKEKYLFSATMRYDGSSNFGPNHQFGFFPSIQAGWVLSNEDFLKYNETVNFLKVRGSWGKVGNENIPPFGYLSAFGSTPSYPLGPNGVPQPGYGLTRMANPDLRWEAAAEFNVGIDVGFFNDMLQANVDIYSRERQDLLGNKPVPDYTGQEDPITNLGTVRNQGIELALTYQNNEGEFKYSVTGNVAYNDNKVTAVNNSDGFIFGDGLHNTVGNMAMATGHSLPFFYGFKTDGILQTEADAQKYNEMYGMNAKPGDIRYMDTNGDGVIDENDRTDIGSPVHSWSYGLTLRAEYKGFDFSMFWQGQAGGKMMNASTRQDLLSEQNYNTRYLDSWTPENGSNTMPRFTHDDTNNNYLWMNDMVHIEDASYLRLKNVQIGYTLPKVISEKAGMQRLRVYVSGNNLLTFTDYSGLDPEMGHGGAMGSGFDMGSYPQARSFLVGLNVTF from the coding sequence ATGGGTACACTTTTATGTACTAATAATGTATCAGCACAGGAGAAAACAATATCTGGAAGTGTGTCAGATATTTCTGAAGGAATGCCTCTACCTGGGGTTAACGTATCTATAGAAGGGACTTCGACAGGTACGATTACAGATTTTGATGGTAAATTTTCTTTACAAGTCGGACCTAATGATAAGAATTTAATTTTTTCATTCATTGGGTATGTTCAGAAAATTGAAACGATAGGGACAAAAACAACATTTAATATTTCTCTAGATGAAGATGTAGAACAATTAGAAGAAGTAGTTGTTGTGGGATATGGAGTACAAAAGAAAAGTGTTGTAACAGGTGCTATTGCTTCAGTTAAATCTGAAGAAATTACAGAAACACCTGTTGGTAATGCAGCACAGTCTTTACAAGGTAGAACACCAGGTGTTTTAGTAACAAATGTTTCTGGGCAACCTGGAGCTGGAGTCGATATCCGAATTCGTGGTACGGGTTCTAACGGACATAATACGCCTTTATTTGTAGTAGATGGAATGCAAATGGACGATATTAATTTCTTAAATCCGAATGATATTGAGTCTATGGAAGTGTTGAAGGATGCAGCTTCTTCTGCTATTTATGGTTCTAGAGGAGCAAACGGTGTTGTAATGATTACAACTAAAAAAGGAAAGTCAGGTAAGTCAACCGTTACTTATGATGGTTATTATGGAGTGCAAAATGCTTGGAGAGAATCGCCTTTACTAAATGCACAACAATATATGACTTTACATAATCAAGGTGCAGTTAACGCAGGAGGTCAACCAATTTACTCTGATGGGCAAATTGCCAATCCTGCAAACGATACAAATTGGCAGAACGAAATATTCCAAACTGCACCAATTCAGAGTCATAGTATTTCATCTTCTGGAGGTACAGAAAGTTCAAATTATTTAGCAAGTTTTGGTTATTTTGGTCAAGATGGAATTATTGCCCCAGAGAAATCACAATTTGAAAGATATACCTTCCGTTTAAACACTTCTCATAAAGTATCAGAATCAGTAAAAGTAGGGGTAAATGCTACTTTTGTGAGAGAAGAGAGAAGTGGAATTGAAGAAAATCAACAATTTGGTGGATCAATTCAGAATGCATTATTACATGATCCATTAACTCCTGTGTATGATTATACTAGAGATAATGAATATGATGCTTACCCTGTAAAGCCAGCATATAACCCTAACCATGTAAATCCAATTACTGGAAATCAAGGCTCTTATTACGGTATTTCTGATCGCCAGCTAAGAGAAATTGTAAACCCTGTTGCAAAAATCCATAATACATATGAAGATAACATTACAAATAAGTTTATAGGTAATGCATTTGTTGAGGTTAAACCAGTTCGATTAAAAGGTTTAACAGTAAAAACGGATTTTGGTATTGATATAGGTTCATGGGCAAATAGAGGATATTCTCCAGAAGTGTATTATAACTCTGTTAATCAAAATGCAGCAAGTTCTGTAAATCAGAGCATGGGAGAGTACAGTACTTGGCAATGGGAAAACACTGCGATGTATGAATTTAAAATTAATGACGATCATAAATTTAATGTATTGGGCGGTATGACGATGCGCCAGAGTACAGGTACAGATTTATGGGGATCTAGAAATCAACTACAGTTACCAGGTTGGGATTATGGTTATGTTGGTAATGGATCTGATGATAATTCACAAAAATCAAATGGTGGCTTTTACGACCATAGGTTAATGTCTTTCTTTGGTAGAGTGGGGTATGATTACAAAGAAAAATACCTTTTTAGTGCAACAATGCGTTATGATGGTTCATCAAACTTTGGACCTAATCATCAATTTGGATTTTTCCCTTCTATACAAGCAGGATGGGTATTATCTAACGAAGATTTCTTGAAATATAATGAGACCGTTAATTTCTTAAAAGTAAGAGGTTCTTGGGGTAAAGTTGGTAACGAGAATATTCCACCTTTCGGATATCTTTCAGCATTTGGTAGTACACCTTCTTACCCATTAGGGCCTAATGGTGTTCCACAACCTGGGTATGGTTTAACAAGAATGGCTAATCCAGATTTACGTTGGGAGGCAGCTGCAGAATTTAATGTGGGTATAGATGTAGGTTTCTTTAATGATATGCTACAGGCCAATGTTGATATTTACTCAAGAGAAAGACAAGATTTATTAGGTAACAAGCCAGTACCAGATTATACAGGTCAAGAAGACCCAATTACAAACTTGGGAACAGTAAGAAACCAAGGTATTGAATTGGCATTGACGTATCAGAATAACGAAGGAGAATTTAAATATTCAGTTACTGGTAATGTAGCATATAATGATAATAAAGTGACTGCTGTAAATAACTCTGATGGATTTATTTTTGGAGACGGTTTACATAATACTGTAGGTAATATGGCTATGGCTACAGGGCACTCTTTACCCTTTTTCTATGGGTTTAAAACGGATGGAATTTTACAAACGGAGGCCGACGCACAAAAGTACAATGAAATGTATGGTATGAATGCAAAACCAGGAGATATTCGATATATGGATACAAATGGTGACGGTGTCATTGATGAAAATGACAGAACAGACATTGGTTCACCTGTGCATAGTTGGTCATACGGTTTAACATTGAGAGCGGAATATAAAGGGTTCGATTTCTCTATGTTCTGGCAAGGTCAAGCAGGTGGTAAAATGATGAATGCTTCAACGCGTCAGGATTTATTATCTGAGCAAAATTATAATACACGTTATTTAGATAGTTGGACTCCAGAAAATGGATCGAATACAATGCCTCGTTTTACGCATGACGATACAAATAATAATTATTTGTGGATGAATGACATGGTACACATCGAAGATGCTTCTTATTTAAGACTAAAGAATGTTCAAATTGGTTACACTTTGCCAAAAGTAATCTCAGAGAAAGCAGGAATGCAACGCCTAAGAGTATACGTATCTGGTAATAATTTATTGACATTCACGGATTATTCAGGTTTAGATCCAGAAATGGGACATGGTGGAGCAATGGGTTCTGGTTTTGATATGGGTTCATATCCTCAGGCTCGCTCATTCTTAGTAGGTCTTAACGTAACATTCTAA
- a CDS encoding RagB/SusD family nutrient uptake outer membrane protein, which yields MRKFNIYISTILMLLVTASSCNKFLDIDPKDSQDQDSFFRTSTEARQALIGTYELLRNDNLDWQAMPMALTADVMSDDVYTGGSNATDMLGWQQMARFDARAIGDQGAKTWKKCYVGIQRATTLLTSYDQIDFKASEAELKSNIEGEALFLRGHYYFEVLRYFENVPVVRTTLNGSDWEAVEQSNPDEAYAYAAKQMIDAIPLMSDQHPENDLGRLTKWAAKAELVKMFMFYTGVYQKSEMPVEDSNAFTQQDAVNMLEEIITKSGKTLSAKYEDLFNQNGNFNQEVLFEICFANTGTGDWSHNKLGNYQCTMAGPRGHNSTTLAQGWGFGSPTRELESLFVEGDLRKASTIIYAKELVDKEQEDYEGDDPFSPNLEWHYTYTGMFTYKYTTHAYRRTDAGTPELNYDQNYHYIRLADVYLMAAELHLSTGNQGKADDYVNRVRTRAGLTPVSGVSLDDIFMERRLELAMEGHRYFDVLRRGLSYAKQELDVNGYILTQPTNEGDEYMKNGQNLTGDVGNPIDFEVNFDIGKRGFLPIPQRELDLNAGFKQNTGY from the coding sequence ATGAGAAAATTTAATATATATATATCAACCATTTTGATGCTATTGGTTACTGCATCATCATGTAATAAATTCTTGGATATCGATCCAAAAGATTCACAAGATCAAGATTCATTTTTTAGAACTTCTACAGAGGCAAGACAAGCTTTGATTGGTACATATGAGTTACTAAGAAATGATAATTTAGATTGGCAAGCTATGCCAATGGCACTTACTGCAGATGTAATGTCTGATGATGTGTATACAGGCGGCTCTAATGCCACAGATATGCTAGGTTGGCAACAAATGGCAAGGTTTGATGCCAGAGCAATTGGAGACCAAGGTGCTAAAACTTGGAAAAAATGTTATGTTGGTATTCAAAGAGCTACTACACTTTTAACAAGTTATGATCAAATAGATTTTAAGGCTAGTGAAGCTGAATTGAAAAGCAATATTGAAGGAGAAGCGTTATTTCTTAGAGGACACTACTACTTTGAAGTATTACGCTATTTTGAAAATGTTCCAGTTGTTAGAACTACTTTAAATGGTAGTGATTGGGAAGCTGTAGAACAGTCTAACCCAGATGAGGCGTATGCTTACGCAGCCAAACAAATGATTGATGCTATACCATTAATGTCTGATCAACACCCCGAAAATGATTTAGGTAGATTGACTAAATGGGCAGCAAAAGCAGAATTGGTTAAAATGTTTATGTTTTATACGGGTGTATATCAAAAATCTGAAATGCCTGTAGAAGATAGTAATGCATTTACACAACAAGATGCTGTAAATATGTTAGAAGAGATTATTACAAAATCTGGAAAAACATTATCTGCTAAATATGAGGACTTATTTAACCAGAATGGTAATTTTAATCAAGAAGTACTTTTTGAAATCTGTTTCGCCAATACAGGAACTGGTGATTGGTCGCATAATAAACTAGGTAACTACCAATGTACAATGGCAGGGCCAAGAGGCCATAATTCTACAACTTTAGCACAAGGTTGGGGTTTTGGATCGCCTACTAGAGAACTTGAAAGTTTATTTGTTGAAGGAGACCTTCGAAAAGCATCAACAATTATTTATGCAAAGGAACTAGTAGATAAAGAGCAAGAAGATTATGAGGGAGATGATCCTTTTTCTCCTAATCTAGAATGGCATTATACTTATACGGGCATGTTTACTTACAAATATACTACACATGCTTACCGTAGAACAGATGCAGGAACACCAGAATTAAATTACGACCAAAATTACCATTATATACGTTTAGCAGATGTTTATTTAATGGCTGCAGAACTTCATTTATCTACAGGTAACCAAGGTAAAGCAGATGATTATGTAAATAGAGTGAGAACTAGGGCAGGATTAACTCCTGTGTCTGGAGTTTCTTTAGATGATATTTTTATGGAAAGGAGACTTGAATTAGCAATGGAGGGACATCGTTATTTTGATGTATTGAGAAGAGGACTTTCTTATGCAAAACAAGAACTTGATGTTAATGGGTATATTTTAACTCAACCAACAAACGAAGGTGATGAATACATGAAAAATGGACAAAATCTAACGGGCGATGTTGGAAACCCTATAGACTTTGAAGTAAACTTTGATATTGGGAAAAGAGGGTTTCTTCCCATTCCACAAAGAGAACTTGATTTAAATGCCGGTTTTAAACAAAATACGGGTTATTAA